The nucleotide window CAGACGAGGCTGAAGAAGTTCCCCGGATGAAACAGCGCCTTCAGCAAAAACATGGGGACCTCAGCGGATACCGAAGGAACCTTTCCTACTTTGAGCATGCCCCACTTCATGAGTAGCTGCCCCGTGACGGTGAAGCCGATGCACATGAAAATGTACGGCAAGCTGGCGAGTTGGGACGGAGTCATGATGAATTAGCCTTTGACTGCTTTGACCCAGCTTTGGTTTTCCAGATACCACTTCACGGTTTCGCGGATGCCGGTTTCAAAGGTGTGCGCGGGCCGCCAGCCGAGTTCGTGGTCGATTTTGCTGGCGTCGATGGCGTAGCGGCGATCATGGCCAGGGCGGTCGGTGACGAAGGTGATCAATGAGCGCGAATTGCCGCCGAGCTCGGGTTTGAACTCATCGATGAGGTCGCACATGAGCTGCACGAGGTGCAGGTTGGCTTTCTCATTGTGCCCGCCGATGTTGTAGGTCTCGCCGAGGGCTCCTTTCGTCAAAACGGTCCACAGAGCCTCGGCGTGATCGCCGACGTAGAGCCAGTCGCGCACGTTCATGCCGTCGCCATACACGGGGATGGCTTTGCGAGCCTGGATGCTCTGGATGACGACGGGGATGAGCTTTTCGGGGAACTGATACGGGCCGTAGTTGTTCGAGCAGTTGGTGATGACCGTCGGCAGGCCGTAGGTGTGGTGGTAGGCACGGACGAGGAGATCGCTGGAGGCTTTGGAGGCGCTGTAAGGCGAGTTTGGCGCGTAGGGCGTGGTTTCGGTGAAGAAACCGGTGTCGCCGAGAGTGCCATAGACTTCGTCGGTGCTGACGTGGTGAAAGCGGTTCGCGGTTCCCGGTTCGCGGTTCTCCGTTGTCAGCCAATGGGAGCGACATGCTTCCAGGAGGTTGAAGGTGCCGTTGATGTTGGTGGTGATGAAGTCGCCGGGGCCGGTGATGCTGCGATCAACGTGGCTTTCAGCGGCGAGGTGCATGACGTGCGTGATGTCATGCTCGCGGACAACGCGGAGGACTTCGTCTTTGTCGCGCAGATCGACTTTTTCGAAGGCGTAGCGCGGATGGACGTCGTGGATGCCGTCCAGGTTTTCCAAATGACCGGCGTAGGTGAGGCAATCGAGGTTGATCAGCTTGTTCACCTCCGGCTTGTCGATGACGAGCCGGATGAGGTTGGAGCCGATGAAGCCTGCGCCGCCGGTGATGAGGAGATTCATAATAGATTATGCTCCGACGAGGCCATGCTTGCGGACATCGGCGGCGACTTCGGTGAGGTAGTCGCGGTATTCGCACTTGGGCATGGTGGTGAGAAGGTGCTCGAATTCGTCGATGCTGAGGAAGCCGCGATGGAGGGAGGCTTCCTCCGGGCAGCCGAGTTTGACGCCTTGACGTTTTTCGATGGTCTGGACGTAGGCGGAGGCTTCGTGGAGGCTGGTGCTGGTGCCGGCGTCGAGCCAAGCGGTGCCGCGGCTAAGACGTGAGACTTTGAGCGTGCCGCGACGGAGGTATTCTTTGTTCACGTCGGTGATTTCGAGCTCGCCGCGCGGAGAGGGCTTAGTGTTGCGGGCGATTTCGATGACGTCGTTGTCATACAAATAGACGCCGGGGACGGCGTAGTTGCTGCGCGGGTGTGCGGGTTTTTCTTCGAGGGAGATGGCGCGGCCATCAGGGCCGAATTCGACGACGCCGTAACGCTCGGGGTCATTGACGTGGTAGGCGAAGACGGTGGCACCGCTTTCAAACTCGCCAAAGGCACGCGGGAAGGCATCGCCGCCGAAGAAGAGGTTGTCCCCAAGCATGAGAGTGACGGGGTCTTTGCCGATGAAGCTCTCGGCGATCAAAAAGGCCTGCGCGATGCCGTCGGGCTTCGGTTGCTCGCGGTATTCGATGCTGAGGCCCCAGGCTTTGCCATCGCCGAGCAGTTGCTTGAAGCGTGGCAGGTCGTGCGGGGTGGAGATGAGGCAGAACTCGCGCACGCCGGATGCGATGAGCACCGTGAGCGGGTAATAGACCATCGGCTTGTCATAAACCGGCTGGAGTTGCTTGGAAGCGACCTGCGTGAGCGGGTAAAGACGGGAGCCAGCGCCGCCAGCGAGAATGATGCCCTTCATGAGAATGACGAATGAGTAAATCGGAATGACGAAACCCGCGTCAGCGGGTGACGATCCAGTCATTGAGCACCAAGACGTCCATTTTGGTGCGGAGGAAGCAGTCGAGGGCTTCCTGGGGTTTGCAGACGACGGGTTCGTTTTCGTTGAAGCTGGTGTTCAGGACGATGGGGACGCCGGTGATCTGGCGATAGCTGTCGATGAGGCGGTGGTAGCGCGGATTGGTCTCCTTGTGAACGGTCTGGAGGCGGCCGGAGCCATCGACGTGGGTGGTGGCGGGGACTTGAGCGCGTTTTTCAGGGCGGACTTGGAAGACCTCCATCATGAAGGGCACGTCGTCGTCTTGCTCGAACCATTCGGTGACGTATTCACGCATGATGGACGGGGCAAAGGGGCGGAAGGACTCGCGGCGCTTGATCTTGAGGTTGAGCATGTCCTTCATGTCGGCACGGCGGGGATCGCCGAGGATGCTGCGGTTGCCGAGGGCTCGTGGGCCCCATTCCATGCGACCTTGGAACCAACCGATGACTTTGCCTTCGGTGATGGCAGTGGCGGTGGTTTTGCAAAGCTCGCCTTCGTCGTCGTAGCGGCGCACGGTGCAGTTTTCGGCCTGGATGTCGGCGGTGCGAGTTTCGAGCAGCGTTTTGATCTCGTCGTCGGTGGAGCGTGGACCGACGTAGGCGTGGTCCATGACGTATTTCGTCGGGTTTTGCTGCCTGCTGACCACGAATGCGGCTCCGATGGCTCCACCGGCGTCTCCTGCGGAGGCGGGGAGGTACATGCGCTTGAAGGGGCTGTTGAGGTACACCTTGCCGTTGGCGACGGAGTTCATGGCGCAGCCACCGGCGAAGGCGAGGTCGTCGCACTTGTACTTCGCGTGGAGGCTTTGCAGCATGGCGAAGAAGGCCTCTTCATACATGGCCTGAGCACTGCGGGCGAGATCTCGGTGTTTTTGCTCCAAGGGGGCTCCTTTTTCGCGTTGGGGGCCGAAGAGGGCCTCCATGGGCTCTTTTTTGTAAAGGGTGCCGACTTCGGGAATGCAGTTGTCCCAGGTGTAATGCACGTCCTCATCGTGGTGACGGTAGTACTTCAAGTTGAGCTTGAAGGTGCCGTCCGGCTGGATGTGGACGAGTTCGCGCATCTCTTTGAGGTATTTGGGCTCGCCGTAGGGGGCGAGGCCCATGACCTTGTATTCATCGCCGAAATACGGGAAGCCGATGAACTGGGTGATGACGCTGTAAAAGATGCCCAGCGAGTGCGGGAAATAGACGCGACCGTCGATGCGGATGTCATTCCCCTGCCCCATGCCCCAGGTGGAGCTGGCGAAGTCGCCAAAGCCGTCGATGGAAAGGCAGACAGCCTGATCAAAGTCGGAAACGAGGAAGGCGGAGGCCAAATGAGCCAAATGGTGCTCTACGCGATGGACCTGGGCTTTGAGCGTTTCACCGGGGAATGCCGCTTGGACGTTGTCTTCGAAGGAGGCGGCGCGTTTGATGTTGGCGAGGCGTTTCCAGATCAAACTGATGCTGGGACGCTTTTGCAGGACATAGAGGGCACGGCGGAGGTTGTTGACCTTCGGATTGCGGTTGATGGCGATGTGATCGACGTCGCCCAGCTTGAGTCCGGCATCGGCCAGGCACCATTTCATGGCCTCGGTGGGCAGACCGGACCAGTGCTTGATGCGGCGGAAGCGCTCCTCTTCTGCGGCAGCGATGAGTTTGCCATCTTTGACGAGGGCGGCGGATGAGTCGCCGTGAAAGGCATTGAGACCGAGTACGATCATGCGATTAAAAATCCTGGTACGCTGCCGCCCTTGGTCGATTCAGGCAGAAGAATGACCAATGGGCTCAAAATGGCCGAGATTGGGGACGGCATTTTCGGGAAAAGAGCGCGGACTCTAACACGCTGAATTCCTTCGCAAAGAGCAAAATGCAGCAGTCATGGAGATAGTAAGCTCCGATAGGAAAATGGGTCAAAAATTTGACATTTGAGGGTTTGTAGTCGCTAAGGGGCCGAAACCGCGCTTTTTGCGGGGTCTCCTGCTGCCACTCCCGCTTTTCGATTCTCAAAAATGCTCCGACTCGCTCTCAAAATGCTCTTTGGCGATACAGCGAAGTATCTCATGCTCGTCGCGGGGCTGACGGTGGCGACTTTTTTGATGGCGCAGCAGACGGCGGTGTTCTGTGGGCTGATGAACTGGACCCGCAGCACGATCCGCAATGTGCCTGCACCCATCTGGGTGGTGGAGGAACGGGTCGAGCAGGTGAATGAGACCAATCCGCTGCTCGACACCGATGTCGCCCGTGTGCGTAGCGTGAGCAGCGTGGCCTGGGCCTCTCCGATTTATAGCGGTATCCAGCGTGTGAAGCTGCAAAATGGCAGCTTTAAAATCATCCAACTCATCGGCATCGACTCGAATACCCTGGCCGGAGCCCCGGCGAAGTTGCTGGCGGGGAATCTCATGCAGCTACGGCAGCCGCACTCTGTCATTATTGACGACATGGCGGCCTTTAAGCGGCTAAAGACAGATCCCAAGACGCCCGTGAAAATCGGCGATGTTTTCGAGATCAACGACCAAGAAGCCCGTGTCGTAGGCATCGCCGATGCGGCAAACTCCTTCACCGGTGGCCCCTATGTCTGGACCACCTATGAGCGGGCTCTGCAATACGTCCCCCCGCAGCGAAAAATGCTCCAGGCTGTGATCTGTGCTCCGCGTGAAGGCATCAGCCTCCAGAAAGCCGTGGAGGACATCCGCCGGGAGACGGGGCTAAAGGCCTTCATCAATGAAGAAGCCAGCTACGCCGACTTCCGCGAGTATGTGCAGCAGGGGAAAACACAGAACTTCAATGTCTCTACCGTCTATTGGTACATCAAGAATACGGGCATCCCGATTTCCTTCGGCATCACGGTCATCGTGGGGCTACTGGTCGGGATGGCGGTGAGTTGCCAGACCTTTTACTCCTTTGTGCTGGAGAACATGCGGCACCTCGGGGCACTGAAGGCCATGGGCACATCAACAGGCACTCTTTGCCTGATGCTCATCACGCAGGCCTTCACCGTTGGACTTGTCGGATACGGCATCGGGCTGCTGCTGACGTCTGGTTTCGCGATGGGGGCACTCAAAAACGAGGAGCCACCTTTTTACCTGCCGGAATTCGTTCCATTCGTGGTGTTGGCGGTCATTTTGGGCATCTGCATGCTCGCTGCTCTCATGGGTATCTGGCGTGTGAGCCGGTTAGAGCCCGCGATGGTTTTCCGCAGTTGATTATTCTATGAGCCAAGCCGCCGTCACTCTCGCTGCCAAGGTACAGGGGATCTCGAAGAGCTTCGGGGATGGTGAATCACGCCTGCGGGTGCTCAAAGGCATCGACCTCGAGGTGCGAGGCGGAGACATCACCATGCTGGTCGGCCCCTCTGGCTGCGGCAAGACGACGCTCATCAGCATCATCGCGGGGACGCTCGCTGCGGATGAAGGCAGCCTACAGGTCCTAGGGGAGGATTTGCGGAAAATGAGCAGCGCACAAATCACCCGCTTCCGTGCACGGAATATCGGTTTCATCTTCCAGGCGTTTAATCTGATCCCCACGCTCACCTGTGCGGAGAACATCAGTGTGCCGCTGCTCATCCAGGGGCAATCCGCCTGGAAAGCGGAGAAAAAAGCCCGCGAGGTGCTCGATCAGGTCGGTCTAGCGGATCGTGCGAGCCACCGCCCGGCGCAGCTCTCTGGTGGTCAGCAGCAGCGCATCGCCATCGCCCGTGCACTGGTGCATGAGCCCCGCCTCATCATCTGCGATGAGCCCACGGCGGCCCTCGATGCGAAGAATGGCCACATCGTGATGGAGCTCTTTGAGAAGGTGGCCCGTGCTCAGGACCGCGCGGTGCTCATCGTCACCCATGACAATCGCATCTTTCACCACGCGGACCGCATCGCGGCGATGGATGATGGCCGCATCGTCGAAGTCCACGACATCGACGCCGATCATCCGCCGCCAGACCACCTCAGCATCCACGAGCGGCTCTAAATCGACGCCGCATCGCGGATCACGCGGCAGCCTGGGGTGATTTACGCCGAGAGGTACGTTTTTTGATGGAGGCCTGGGCATCAGGGCCGGCGAAGGAGGCCTCGACGATCTGCATGGAGGTCGTGGTGGTGGGCGGCTCATCAGGCACGGCGGCGATGCTGACGGAGTGCTGCCCAGAAGAGGTGGTCTGCGGCGCTGTACCGACGATGCCGCGGGGCTCATCACGGGTGATCTGCGTCGTGGGTGTCTCAGTGACCTTCTGGTACTTGATGCGGCCATGCATCATGCTGAGGAGGGATTTGCAGAAGCTGGCTTTGACCTTGGCGAGCTCGGCGATGGTGAGATCACACTCATCGAGCTGGCCATCGAGCATGCGGGCGTGGACGATCTCATCGACCATGGTTTCAATACGAGAGGCATTGGGCTTGTCCAGGGTGCGGGAGGCACTCTCCACGGCATCGGCGAGCGAGATGATGGCCGATTCTTTGAACTGCGGCTTCGGTCCGGGATAGCGGAAGACCTCCTCGCTGACCTGCGGCACATCGTCTTCTTTGGCCTTTTGCTGCTCGACGAGGCGGAGGATTTCCGCCTTTTGATCGAGTGCTTGGCGGTAGAAATACCACGCTAGGGAGGTGCCGTGATGCTGCTCGATGACGTCGATGACGCGGCTGTTGAGGTTGTGCTTGATGGCGAGATCGACGCCGTCTTTCACATGGGCGATGATGACCAGGGCACTCATGCGTGCGGTGAGGTCTTCATGCGGATTGGCAGCGGGGTCCATGTTCTCGACAAAGTACTCCGGCTTACTGAGCTTGCCGATGTCATGGAAATAGGCGCAGACGCGGCACATGGTGGCGCTGGCACTGATTTTCTCCGCAGCAGCCTCTGCGAGATTGGCGACGACGAGGCTGTGATGGTAGGTCCCAGGGGCCTCGATGGAGAGGCGGCGCATGAGCGGGTGATTCAGATCGGCCAGCTCCAGCCAGGAGACCTCCGTGGTGACGCCAAAGAGCTGCTCCAGCGTCGGCATCAGGCCACCGACGACCATGCCCGTGAGCACCCCGATGACGAAGGGCGTGCCGAGCATGCGCCCCAGGCCTACGGACTCCATGGAGCTACTCGCGTAGTGCAGCAGCAGGGAAAAAACCGCCGCGACGAGCCCGGCCAGCACCCCAGCGGTGAAGAGGCGATTGCGCTTCCGCACCCGGTGGGTGAAGACGATGACCAGAAAGCCCAGCAGCGAGGAGGTAGCCAGATAGGTGAGCGGATTGACCAGTCCACCAAAGATGAGCGTGCCAAACAGGGTGGCATAAATGGCCCCCATCAGGCCGATACGCCGACCGAGCATGACCGAGAGCACCAGCGGGGCGAAATAATGCGGCATGGTCATCACCCGCAGCGGTGCGGGCATGTCCCTTGTATAATAGAGGACCACCGCACCGAGCCCGAGATGCAGCAAAAGGGTGCAGAGCGTCAGGAGGAGGACGGAATTCTCCTCCAGCTCACTGCGCAGCGCCACACGCTGGTGGACGACCAAGGCAGTGCCCAGGGCGGCGACACTGAGCCAATCGAGCAGATCTGGCGATGGCACGCCTTCACCGAGCTGCGGCGTGAGGTGCATCAGAAAGAGCAACCCGACAAAAAAGAACGCAAACACGCCCACCGCTGCCCCTGGATGCGTGCGGAGCTCATCCAGCAGATCCCCCTCCTGGTGCTTGCGCCGGGTCTTTCCACAGGAAAGCCCCTCACGCTGCAATTTGGCCCGGCGGATGGATTCAAACATGGTTTTGGGAGGAGGAGGGGGCGCAAAGGCTAAGCGCATTCGTGCTTTTGGACAAGGACAGCTTTGCTTTGGAGGCCTGCAAAGGGGCTCCTGAATGTTAATAATTATGGTTTTTTAAATGAAAAAGATGCACAAACGCGTTCCTGCTCTTAGATTTTCCGTCTCCAACCCACCCCGTGCCATGCTCCTCCGCCCTATCTTCGCCTGCATCACCCTCTCCCTGAGCCTTCAGGGAGCCCCCGAGGTCAAGCCGCAGCCAAAACCGGCTCCCACCCCCGCGAAGCCCGAACCCGCCAAGCCGACTCCGAAGCCCCTTCCCGCCCCAGAGCCGAAACCGGAGCCCAAACCCGACCCAAAGCCCGATCCAAAGCCCGAACCCAAACCGGAACCGAAACCCGAGCCCAAGCCCGAGCCCAAGCCCGAACCGAAGCCGGAGCCCAAACAGGAGTCCAAACCGGCGACACAGCCCCAAGCAGCCGCCCCTGCCCCAGCGAGCACCGCCGCCGCCGCCAGTGGTGATAACAAACCGAAGCGCAAAAGCATCAGCGATTTCACAAAGGGTTTCTCCCGTGTGGATGGCCTTTTCCGCTGCTACATGGATACGGAGCGCGGCAGCGCCTGGATGGTCGTGACGAAGGAGCAACTGGGGCGCGAATTCATCTACTTCACGCACAGTGCAGACGGCCCCGTCGAGGCAGGCCACTTCCGGGGGCGCTACGGGGATAATTACGTCTTTGTCATGCGCCGTGCCTTTGATCGCATCGAGTTCATCCAGCAAAACACCGCCCTCTATTTTGATCCACAAAACGCCGTTTCCCGTGCCAAGCGGGCGAATATCAGCAACGCCATCCTCGCCAATGAAATGATCGCCGCAGAGGACTCGGACGCCTATCTGGTCTCCGCCAGCAGCCTCTTCCTGCGTGAGAGCCTTTCGGCCATCAAAGGCAGCAGCTCCGGCGGCGACCGGGCCGTGCTAGGCCGCTTGAATGAGACCAAATCGAAGATCCTCCGCATCCAGGGCTTCCCGAAAAACACCGCCGTGCTGGCGGAGTACGTCTTTGAAAACCCCACGCCTGCCTGGGAGGCCGATGCCGATGTGACCAATCCGCGCTACGTCTCCGTCCAGGTGCAGCACACCCTGCTCGCCATGCCCGAGGATGATGGATTCAAGCCCCGCTTTGATGATCCGCGCATCGGCTTCTTCATGACACAGGTCACCGACATGACCAGCACCGATGTGGCCCCCTGGCGTGACATCATCCACCGCTGGCGCCTGGTGAAGCAGAAGCCCGGCACCGCGCTGAGTGAGCCCGTCACGCCCATCACCTTCTGGATCGAGAACACCACCCCCATCGAGTTCCGCGACACCATCCGCGCCGCCGTGCTGAAGTGGAATGAAGCCTTCGAAACCGCCGGATTCAAAGACGCCATCGTCGTCAAACAAATGCCCGATGATGCCAAGTGGTCCGCAGACGACATCGAGCACAATGTGCTGCGCTGGACCAGCAGCGTAAAGCCCCCCTTCGGCGGCTATGGCCCCAGCTTCACCAATCCCCGCACCGGCGAGATCCTCGGCGCCGATGTGATGCTCGAATACAGCTTCATCTCCAAACGCATCCTCAGTAAGAAGCTCTTCGACGACGTCGGCATGGGCAGCAGCACCACCCAGCAGGATGAGGCCCCATCCGCCCTCACCGCCGCCATGCGTGCGGATCCACATACATGCCAGGCCTGCGGCTGTGCACGGCAGGGCCTACTCCTCGGCAGCACCATGCTCCGCATGCAGAAAAGTGACCGCCTGGAGATGAATCGCCTGCTCAAAGAAGGCCTCTACTACCTCGCCCTCCATGAAGTCGGCCACACACTCGGCCTGAACCACAACTTCCGCGCCAGCCAGCTCCACAGCCCCACCGACATCCATAACCTCCAGCTCACCGAGAAAGTCGGCCTCACAGGCTCCGTCATGGATTACCCGCCGGTCAATTTCGCCCCGAAAGGCATCAAGCAGGGCAACTACTACACCACCAAGCCCGGCCCCTACGACCACTGGGCCATCCAGTACGGCTACAGCGAGTCCTTGGAAGACCCCATCGAAGAACAAAAGCGCCTCGAAGCCATCGCCGCTCAGTCGCACAAACACGAGCTCGGCTTCGCCAACGACGCCGATGACATGCGCATGCCGGGCAAAGCCATCGACCCCCGCGCCATGCTCTATGACATGAGCAACGACGTCATCACCTGGGGCGAGCAGCGCTGCGACCTCGTCCGCGGCGAGATCCAAAACATCCTCAAAGACACGGCCACCCCCGGCAAAAGCTGGCAGGAAGTCGGCGCCGCCTACTCCATCATGCTCAAGGAGCTCGACAGCACCCTCGCCGCCATGTCTCGCTACGTCGGCGGCGTCTATGTCGAGCGTGCCCTCCAGGGCCAGGCCGCAGGCACCACCCCCTACACCCCCGTCGAGGCAGAGCGCCAGCGCCGCGCCCTCGCCGCCCTCGCGAAGCACGCCTTCGCCCCAGAGGCCCTCACCGCACCCGCCGCACTCTACGCCCACCTCCAGCAGCAGCGCCGTGGTTTCGGGCACATGGAGGATGGCGAGGACCCAAAGGCCCTCAGCCTCATCTTCCGCACCCAGCGCAGCCTCCTCGATCACCTCCTCCACCCCAATACCCTCCAGCGCATCCAGGACAGCTCCCTCTACGGCAATCAAGTCAGCCTCGACGAAGTCCTCACCACCCTCACCAAGGCCATCTTCACCGGCGATGATCCCGCGAAGCCCATCAGCCTCGCACGCCAAAACATCCAGCTCGATTACCTCAACCGCCTCCTCACCATCGCCCACAGCGGCATCTACTTCCACGCCACCCAGAGCAGCGCCCTCCTCCAAATCGAGACCATCCGGGGCATGAACTTCCCCTCCACACCCGCCCATCAGCTCGCCATCAAATACCGCATCCGCCGTGCGCTCGATGAGACGAAGTAAGCGTGCCCCCCTGCCCCGCCATGCTCTCCCCCTATCACATTCTCTATGTCGATGACGAGGAAAAGGCCCTGCACTACTTCCGGGAGATCTTCTGCGACGAATACACCATCCACATCGCCAACAACGCCCTCGATGGATACAAAATCCTCGAGGCCTACGGCCCCCAGATCGGTCTCCTCATCACCGACCAGCGCATGCCCGGCGCCAGCGGCGTCGAGCTCCTCGAACAGGCCCGCAAGCTCAGCCCCAATGCCGTCCGCATCCTCGTCACCGCCTACACCGACTACCAGGCCGCCGTCGATGCCGTCAATGACGGCCGCGTCTTCCGCTACCTGCACAAGCCCTGGGACCCAGAGGAGCTCAGCCTCGTCCTCCGCCACGCCCTCGACTACTACACCGTGCTCGTCGAGCGTGAGCGCCTCCTCACCGAAAAAGCCGACACCGTCCGCCACATGCTCGCCGCAGACCGCGTCAGCGGCCTAGGCATCCTCGCCGAAGGGCTCAATCACCACCTCCGCAACGCCCTCACCGTCGTCCGCGCCTTCATCGACCTCGCCCCCATGAAGCTCATGGAGGAAAACGGCGGCGCCGCCCCCAAGGACAGCTCCTTCTGGCTCGACATCCAAAGCCAAGCCGCCTCCCAGATCGAGCGCATCCAGACCCTCCTCTCCCGCGTCGCAGATGCCTCCCAGTCCCGCAAACTCGTCCGCGCCGATGAAATCACCCTCCACGGCGTCATCGACGAGATGCTCAACGTCTTCGGCCCCCAGCTCCAGCAAAAGCACCTCCAC belongs to Verrucomicrobiaceae bacterium and includes:
- a CDS encoding zinc-dependent metalloprotease; translated protein: MLLRPIFACITLSLSLQGAPEVKPQPKPAPTPAKPEPAKPTPKPLPAPEPKPEPKPDPKPDPKPEPKPEPKPEPKPEPKPEPKPEPKQESKPATQPQAAAPAPASTAAAASGDNKPKRKSISDFTKGFSRVDGLFRCYMDTERGSAWMVVTKEQLGREFIYFTHSADGPVEAGHFRGRYGDNYVFVMRRAFDRIEFIQQNTALYFDPQNAVSRAKRANISNAILANEMIAAEDSDAYLVSASSLFLRESLSAIKGSSSGGDRAVLGRLNETKSKILRIQGFPKNTAVLAEYVFENPTPAWEADADVTNPRYVSVQVQHTLLAMPEDDGFKPRFDDPRIGFFMTQVTDMTSTDVAPWRDIIHRWRLVKQKPGTALSEPVTPITFWIENTTPIEFRDTIRAAVLKWNEAFETAGFKDAIVVKQMPDDAKWSADDIEHNVLRWTSSVKPPFGGYGPSFTNPRTGEILGADVMLEYSFISKRILSKKLFDDVGMGSSTTQQDEAPSALTAAMRADPHTCQACGCARQGLLLGSTMLRMQKSDRLEMNRLLKEGLYYLALHEVGHTLGLNHNFRASQLHSPTDIHNLQLTEKVGLTGSVMDYPPVNFAPKGIKQGNYYTTKPGPYDHWAIQYGYSESLEDPIEEQKRLEAIAAQSHKHELGFANDADDMRMPGKAIDPRAMLYDMSNDVITWGEQRCDLVRGEIQNILKDTATPGKSWQEVGAAYSIMLKELDSTLAAMSRYVGGVYVERALQGQAAGTTPYTPVEAERQRRALAALAKHAFAPEALTAPAALYAHLQQQRRGFGHMEDGEDPKALSLIFRTQRSLLDHLLHPNTLQRIQDSSLYGNQVSLDEVLTTLTKAIFTGDDPAKPISLARQNIQLDYLNRLLTIAHSGIYFHATQSSALLQIETIRGMNFPSTPAHQLAIKYRIRRALDETK
- a CDS encoding carbamoyltransferase translates to MIVLGLNAFHGDSSAALVKDGKLIAAAEEERFRRIKHWSGLPTEAMKWCLADAGLKLGDVDHIAINRNPKVNNLRRALYVLQKRPSISLIWKRLANIKRAASFEDNVQAAFPGETLKAQVHRVEHHLAHLASAFLVSDFDQAVCLSIDGFGDFASSTWGMGQGNDIRIDGRVYFPHSLGIFYSVITQFIGFPYFGDEYKVMGLAPYGEPKYLKEMRELVHIQPDGTFKLNLKYYRHHDEDVHYTWDNCIPEVGTLYKKEPMEALFGPQREKGAPLEQKHRDLARSAQAMYEEAFFAMLQSLHAKYKCDDLAFAGGCAMNSVANGKVYLNSPFKRMYLPASAGDAGGAIGAAFVVSRQQNPTKYVMDHAYVGPRSTDDEIKTLLETRTADIQAENCTVRRYDDEGELCKTTATAITEGKVIGWFQGRMEWGPRALGNRSILGDPRRADMKDMLNLKIKRRESFRPFAPSIMREYVTEWFEQDDDVPFMMEVFQVRPEKRAQVPATTHVDGSGRLQTVHKETNPRYHRLIDSYRQITGVPIVLNTSFNENEPVVCKPQEALDCFLRTKMDVLVLNDWIVTR
- the rfbA gene encoding glucose-1-phosphate thymidylyltransferase RfbA, which gives rise to MKGIILAGGAGSRLYPLTQVASKQLQPVYDKPMVYYPLTVLIASGVREFCLISTPHDLPRFKQLLGDGKAWGLSIEYREQPKPDGIAQAFLIAESFIGKDPVTLMLGDNLFFGGDAFPRAFGEFESGATVFAYHVNDPERYGVVEFGPDGRAISLEEKPAHPRSNYAVPGVYLYDNDVIEIARNTKPSPRGELEITDVNKEYLRRGTLKVSRLSRGTAWLDAGTSTSLHEASAYVQTIEKRQGVKLGCPEEASLHRGFLSIDEFEHLLTTMPKCEYRDYLTEVAADVRKHGLVGA
- a CDS encoding ABC transporter ATP-binding protein — protein: MSQAAVTLAAKVQGISKSFGDGESRLRVLKGIDLEVRGGDITMLVGPSGCGKTTLISIIAGTLAADEGSLQVLGEDLRKMSSAQITRFRARNIGFIFQAFNLIPTLTCAENISVPLLIQGQSAWKAEKKAREVLDQVGLADRASHRPAQLSGGQQQRIAIARALVHEPRLIICDEPTAALDAKNGHIVMELFEKVARAQDRAVLIVTHDNRIFHHADRIAAMDDGRIVEVHDIDADHPPPDHLSIHERL
- the rfbB gene encoding dTDP-glucose 4,6-dehydratase, yielding MNLLITGGAGFIGSNLIRLVIDKPEVNKLINLDCLTYAGHLENLDGIHDVHPRYAFEKVDLRDKDEVLRVVREHDITHVMHLAAESHVDRSITGPGDFITTNINGTFNLLEACRSHWLTTENREPGTANRFHHVSTDEVYGTLGDTGFFTETTPYAPNSPYSASKASSDLLVRAYHHTYGLPTVITNCSNNYGPYQFPEKLIPVVIQSIQARKAIPVYGDGMNVRDWLYVGDHAEALWTVLTKGALGETYNIGGHNEKANLHLVQLMCDLIDEFKPELGGNSRSLITFVTDRPGHDRRYAIDASKIDHELGWRPAHTFETGIRETVKWYLENQSWVKAVKG
- a CDS encoding HDIG domain-containing protein, with the protein product MFESIRRAKLQREGLSCGKTRRKHQEGDLLDELRTHPGAAVGVFAFFFVGLLFLMHLTPQLGEGVPSPDLLDWLSVAALGTALVVHQRVALRSELEENSVLLLTLCTLLLHLGLGAVVLYYTRDMPAPLRVMTMPHYFAPLVLSVMLGRRIGLMGAIYATLFGTLIFGGLVNPLTYLATSSLLGFLVIVFTHRVRKRNRLFTAGVLAGLVAAVFSLLLHYASSSMESVGLGRMLGTPFVIGVLTGMVVGGLMPTLEQLFGVTTEVSWLELADLNHPLMRRLSIEAPGTYHHSLVVANLAEAAAEKISASATMCRVCAYFHDIGKLSKPEYFVENMDPAANPHEDLTARMSALVIIAHVKDGVDLAIKHNLNSRVIDVIEQHHGTSLAWYFYRQALDQKAEILRLVEQQKAKEDDVPQVSEEVFRYPGPKPQFKESAIISLADAVESASRTLDKPNASRIETMVDEIVHARMLDGQLDECDLTIAELAKVKASFCKSLLSMMHGRIKYQKVTETPTTQITRDEPRGIVGTAPQTTSSGQHSVSIAAVPDEPPTTTTSMQIVEASFAGPDAQASIKKRTSRRKSPQAAA
- a CDS encoding ABC transporter permease; its protein translation is MLRLALKMLFGDTAKYLMLVAGLTVATFLMAQQTAVFCGLMNWTRSTIRNVPAPIWVVEERVEQVNETNPLLDTDVARVRSVSSVAWASPIYSGIQRVKLQNGSFKIIQLIGIDSNTLAGAPAKLLAGNLMQLRQPHSVIIDDMAAFKRLKTDPKTPVKIGDVFEINDQEARVVGIADAANSFTGGPYVWTTYERALQYVPPQRKMLQAVICAPREGISLQKAVEDIRRETGLKAFINEEASYADFREYVQQGKTQNFNVSTVYWYIKNTGIPISFGITVIVGLLVGMAVSCQTFYSFVLENMRHLGALKAMGTSTGTLCLMLITQAFTVGLVGYGIGLLLTSGFAMGALKNEEPPFYLPEFVPFVVLAVILGICMLAALMGIWRVSRLEPAMVFRS
- a CDS encoding hybrid sensor histidine kinase/response regulator, which encodes MLSPYHILYVDDEEKALHYFREIFCDEYTIHIANNALDGYKILEAYGPQIGLLITDQRMPGASGVELLEQARKLSPNAVRILVTAYTDYQAAVDAVNDGRVFRYLHKPWDPEELSLVLRHALDYYTVLVERERLLTEKADTVRHMLAADRVSGLGILAEGLNHHLRNALTVVRAFIDLAPMKLMEENGGAAPKDSSFWLDIQSQAASQIERIQTLLSRVADASQSRKLVRADEITLHGVIDEMLNVFGPQLQQKHLHVDIEIDPNFPPLIVHGGRFRQMWRLLFMEELTHLTEGDSIQISATTERDNAGRAHAVIYLRDTGAMSTHDRAANLFDPFYTRSRRPDDFGVNMMAVYVTMHLHGGGAEASTLQPRGLEIRLRMPLDPTATAAEEDEFFRKALRHEKRWKEREEVTFE